The Gimesia sp. DNA segment GGGGCACATCTCACGTCGCAAGGTCGGTAAGGCTTACTATTACAAGGCGATCACGCGTCGCAAGGCGGCGTTTCGTTCGACGATTCGTCAGATTGTCGATGCTTACTGCGAAGGTTCCGCCAGGAAACTCATTCTGGATCTGATTCGCGCAGAGAAGCTGAGCCAGGACGAGTTACTGGAACTCAAACGGCTGGCAGATGATCCCCAGCAAAAATGATTCGGGAGGCGAAGATGTCATCCACCTTGAACTGGTTGATGGGCAGCAGTGATGCTTTACCAAATAGTGCCCTGCTGATTCTGATTCGATTGACGTTGATTCTGATGGTGGCCTGGCTCTGTCACTGTGCCTGCAGCCGCTGGAATCCCCGGCTGCGAATTTTACTCTGGCGGATGACGGCGGCCAGTCTGATAATCGTGACGGTCTTGAGTCTGTTTCCTTACCGATTGCAGCTGGCACTGCTGCCTGCGGCCTCCCCTGTTATGGAAGTGGATGAGGTCGTCGAACCTCCTGATCTGAATGTAACGGCTGCTGACATAGAGCTGACTGTGCCTTTGAGTGGTCCCTTATCCCGGGAGGTTGAACTCTCTGACACAGGATTAATACCGCTGAATGAACGGCCGCCGATCGAGGACACCGCCGCCACGCAGGCATCTATTGTTGAGAATGCGGGGACGCAGGAGACGGCTCTCACAGCAGGTTGGTTTCCCACTGGTTTGTCGGGTTATGCCTGCGTTATCTGGGGCCTCGGCGTGGTGCTGCTTACATTGAGCTGGTTGGGCGGCGTGCTCAGACTCGTGGCACTCTATCGACGTGCGACACCAGTGCCTGCCGCAATTCAGGATCAGGCCGATACGATTGCTGCACAGCTCGGGTATCTGAAATCGATTGATGTCCGTTGCAGTGAGGAAGTGCAAACTCCCTTTATCGTAGGGGCATGGCGACCCGGGGTATTAATACCGGTGCAACAATGCGCTGCTGCAGAACGCCAGGAATTACAGGCGTCTTTGGCACATGAGATCGCCCACTGCCGGGGGAATGACCTGCGCTGGCATCATCTTTTCACGCTGTTACAGATTCTGCTCTGGTTCCATCCGCTGATGTGGAGAACCCGCGTCGTGCATGCGGACGCCTGCGATGAACTGTGCGATTTAAAAGCCGCCGGCTACCTGGGTGACGACAAATTGTATGGGCGTCTGCTGGCGGGGCTGGCGTTACGCGTGGCAGAGC contains these protein-coding regions:
- a CDS encoding BlaI/MecI/CopY family transcriptional regulator yields the protein MSRFTPGELAVMQILWEQGELKPSELQQHFPEPIKNPALRSYLAILVEKGHISRRKVGKAYYYKAITRRKAAFRSTIRQIVDAYCEGSARKLILDLIRAEKLSQDELLELKRLADDPQQK